A single window of Candidatus Aenigmatarchaeota archaeon DNA harbors:
- a CDS encoding Bax inhibitor-1/YccA family protein, with protein sequence MQKETFNKKVIPMFFLTLLIATLGVGVGFFIPPILFIPILIAEFIILLVTFLIKRKRGFPLWLLFIFVFLSGITTAPIVFWAGVEGGSGIIFQALGITTVVFGSLAGYVYITNKDFRSIGVFLMFALIGLMIASLVNIFLKQPLMTTIIDVAVLLVFLGFVLFDMSKILRDYGDEEVADAVLALYLDFLNIFIRILQLLVSSRRRD encoded by the coding sequence ATGCAGAAAGAAACCTTCAACAAGAAGGTAATTCCAATGTTTTTCTTAACTCTTTTAATAGCCACATTAGGTGTTGGTGTGGGTTTCTTCATACCACCCATACTATTTATCCCCATCCTTATAGCTGAATTCATAATTCTATTAGTAACCTTTTTAATTAAAAGAAAAAGAGGTTTTCCTCTTTGGTTGCTTTTTATTTTCGTGTTTTTGTCTGGAATAACAACAGCACCAATAGTTTTTTGGGCCGGAGTTGAAGGTGGTTCAGGAATAATATTTCAGGCATTGGGTATAACTACTGTGGTGTTTGGATCACTTGCGGGTTATGTTTATATAACAAACAAAGATTTTAGATCTATAGGAGTTTTCCTTATGTTTGCTCTCATTGGATTGATGATCGCATCCTTGGTTAATATTTTTCTCAAACAACCACTTATGACAACAATTATTGATGTTGCTGTTTTACTTGTTTTCCTCGGTTTTGTTCTTTTTGATATGTCTAAAATATTAAGGGACTATGGTGATGAAGAAGTAGCCGACGCGGTCTTGGCTTTGTATCTTGATTTTCTGAATATATTCATAAGAATACTTCAACTTCTTGTTTCTTCTAGAAGGAGAGACTAA
- the mscL gene encoding large conductance mechanosensitive channel protein MscL: protein MSFLKEFKEFLKEYKVIGLAVAFIIGAALTALVQSLVNDVIMPIITPFIPGGGWKDATFSVGPIVIRWGSFLGALINFVVIALVVFLITRKLLKDDQVKKK, encoded by the coding sequence ATGAGTTTTTTAAAAGAATTCAAGGAATTTCTGAAGGAATATAAAGTAATAGGATTGGCAGTGGCATTTATAATAGGTGCAGCCCTAACAGCATTGGTTCAATCTCTTGTAAATGATGTGATAATGCCAATAATAACACCATTTATTCCAGGCGGTGGTTGGAAAGATGCTACTTTTTCAGTTGGGCCTATAGTTATAAGGTGGGGTTCATTTTTAGGAGCTTTAATCAATTTTGTAGTAATAGCACTTGTTGTTTTTTTGATAACAAGAAAGTTACTGAAAGATGATCAAGTAAAAAAGAAATAG